Genomic window (Gemmatimonadota bacterium):
ACAGGTAGTTGTCGCGCGACGCGCCCATCACCAACTCGCCCTTGTGCGCCTGGCTCACGTACACGTGCAGCGCACCGGACATCACGACGCAGGGGAGCACTTGGTCGAAGATCTCCGAGACGAGGGCTTGCAGCGGGTAGCTCTGGATCGGGACGTCGAAGCCGGCGAGTTGCGTGAGCAGGGAGCTGCGACCGGCACCGACGAGCCCCACACGTCCCGCACCAATGCGGCCACGGGTCGTCACCACGCCGGTCACCCGCCCATCAACCTGCTCGAATCCCGTCACCTCACATCCCTGGATGAGGTGGACCCCGAGCGCGTGCGCCGCGCGAGCCAGCGCGAAGACCACCGCGTCATGCCGGGCGATCCCCGCGCGACGCTGCAAGGTCGCACCGTAGACCGGGTAGCGAACGTCCTCGGCGATGTTCACGATCGGGCAGAACTCGCTTCACCTCGCCCGGATCCAGCCATTCGGCATCGATCCCATGGAGGCGATTCGCATACATCGTGCGTTGTGCGACCGCGGCCTCGTGGCGCGAGTGACACAAGGTCAGCATCCCGCGCGGATCAAAGAGCACATCATGCCCCAGCTCGTCGCCCAGCGTCGCCCATAGCTGCAGCGAGAACTCGTAGAACGGCATGCTCTCCTCGCGCAGGTAGTTCGAGCGAATGACCGTGGTGTTTCGCACCGCGTTGCCATTGCCGATCCACGAGCGGTCGAGGACCGCGACGTTGGTGATGCCGTGGTTCTTCGCGAGGTAATACGCCGTGGCGAGTCCGTGCAGACCGCCGCCGACCACTACGACGTCATAAGCGGCGCGCGGCGTGGGGGTCGACCAGAGCCGGTCGGGGTTGTGGAACGCGTGCTCGCGCGGTGGGGACGTCACGGGCGGCAAGCTGTTCGCGTCACACGGCGGACGGAAGGGGTCCCGGGAATGAGAAACGGCGCCCCGGGGGGGCGCCGTTTCCACGATCGGTCAGAGCGGGCGATGGGACTCGAACCCACGACGTCCAGCTTGGGAAGCTGGCATTCTACCAACTGAATTACGCCCGCGTGGAAGCGTAAGGTAGGCCGACGACGGTCCGCTGGGTAGGGGGCCGTGGGGCCTTCCGGGGTCAGCCCGACCCCGACCTCACCATACAGGCTGCCCTCCCCGCCGCAGAGGGGACCAGCCCTCCCCCCGGGCTGGTCCCGCTCCGTCCGCGAGCCCCGGCGCCTACGGGACGACCTTCTGCTCGCCCAGCACGTAGCGAGCAAAAAACGCGTACTCCCGCTGCAGCTTGTCCACCATGTGCTTCGGTTCCTGGAGGCCATGCGGCTCGCGGGGGTAGAAGACCAGCTCCACGGGCACCTCGTTCTTCTTGAGCCCCATGTAGAGTTCCTGCGCCTGGCCGACGGGCACCCGCGTGTCGGCCTGGCCATGGAGGATGAGCGTCGGCGTCTTCGCATTCTTGATGTAGGTCATCGCCGACGCCTTCTCGTACTGCTGCTTCACATCCCACGGCTCACCGCCGTAGTAGCTCTCCAGGAGCGTCTGCAGGTCGTTGGTGGAGTACATCGAGAACATGTTCGTGAGCCCGGCCCCGACCATCACCGCCTTGAAGCGGTTGGTCTGGGTGAGGGTCCAAGCCGTCATGTACCCGCCGTAGCTCCACCCGCCCTGAGCGAGCTTCTCCGGATCGGCGATCCCGCGTTTCACGAGCTCGTCGATGCCGGTCTGGATGTCGCGATAGTCGCCGCCGCCCCAATCCCGCACGTTGGACAGCATGAACTTCTCGCCATAGCCCGACGAACCGCGCGGGTTGGGATAGAACACCGCCCACCCCTTCCCGGCCCAGGCATGCCCGGCGTTGTCGTACCAGCTCGCCGGGAATCCCTGCATCCAGACGCCGGATGGGCCGCCGTGGACCACGGTCACGGTCGGGTACTTCTTCCCGCGCTCGTAGCCGACCGGATACAAGAGAATGCCCTCGATCTCCATGCCGTCCGTGGACTTCCAGCGGACGACCTCGCTCGCGCCTAACGACCACGTCGCCACATGAGCATTGTGCGAGGTCACGGCACGCGGGGCAGCCCCGCTGGCTTCGAACAGGCCGACCTCCGGGCCGCGATCCAGCGTGGAGTAGGCCGCGGCGAACGTCGAACGGTCGCGAGAGAACGAGACGCCGTCCGACCCGAACAACCCGCCCAGCACGCCGGCGATGTTGGTCACCTGACGGGGCATGCCGCCGGCGGTGGGCACGGCGAACACCTGAGAGGTCGTGCCCGTGGTGGTCACGAACCAGAGCGACCGTCCGTCCGTGGACCAAGTCGGCGTCCCCGCTTCGTACAAATAGGAATCCGGGATCACGATCCGCGCCTGACCTCCGGAAGCCGGCATCACCGCCAACCTCGTATGGGCGATGATCGGCGCCGTGGCGGCGCGCGTGAGGAAGGCGAGCCATTGTCCATCGGGAGACCAACGGGCCGACCGGTCCGTGCCGAGGTTCTCCGTCAACCGCCGTTGCTGCCCGGAGCTCGCGTCCACCACCCAGACGTCCGACCGGTGCATGTCGTCGGCCCGCATGGATGGGACCGTCGTGTAGGCCAGCTGTCGGGAGTCTGGCGACCAGTCGATGTCGATGACGTCGAGGTCGCGCGCCACCAGCTCCTTCGCCTCCTTCGTGGCGACCGTAATGACCCAGAGCCGATTGTGCTTCAGGTTGAGGTCCACCGTAATGGCGTCTTCCCCGCCCTTCTGCCGCTTCTCCTCCTCCTCGGTCATCGCATACGGCGCGAGGTACGCAATCCGCGACCCGTCCGGAGACCAGCGGAAGTCGATGACCCCGCTCTTGCCGGTCGTCAGCTGTTCCGCCTCGCCGCCAAATGGCGAGAGCAGGAAGAGCTGCGGAGCACCCGCGCGCTCCGAGACAAAGGCCAGGCGCTGGCCATCCTCCGACCAGCGCGGGCTCCGGTCCTTCTTGTCGCTCGTGGTCAGACGCCGAGCCGGCGTGCCACCGTCCGCGGCCGCCAGCCAGAGGTCGGTGTCGGTCTTGTTCCCCGCCAGGTCCAGGGACTCGACGACATAGGCGACCTGTCGTCCATCCGGGGACACCTGCACGCCCGAGAGCTGCTTGAGGGTCAGGGCATCCTCGAACGTCATCACGCGCTTCGACTGCGCCTCAGCCACCGCGGAAACCACCAGGACCAGACAGGCCAGACCACGTCGCAACATGACTCCACCGGGTGTAAGGGGACGGCCAAATCTACCCCCCGTGTGACGCTTGCGCGCCGTCGTCGTCTGACCCAGTGTACTAGTACACCGATACACTTATCCGCCGTGTTCGACGCCATCGATCCCCGCAGTCCCATCCCGATCTACGCCCAGATCGCCACCCAGGTCCGCCTGGCCGTGGCGGCCGGGGAGATGCGTGGCGGCGACCCGCTCCCCTCGGTCCGCTCCCTCGCGGCCGACCTGCGGGTGAACCCGGCCACGGTGGTCCAGGCCTACCGCGAACTCGCCGCCGAAGGGGTGGTGGAGATGAAGCAGGGGGCGGGCTCGTTCATCGCCGCACTCGAGGCGGGGCAACGTCAACGCGTGAAGCGCGCCGAAGCCCGGCGCCTGGCCAGACAGTTCATCGAAACCGCCTCCCGAGCGGGGATCTCCACGGCGGAGCTACGCGCCGCCATCGACGAAGAAACCGGAGGACGCAAGGCATGAGCTTTCCGATTCATTTCTCCGACGTGAGCTGCCGGCTCGGCAGCGACTTCACCCTGCGCGACCTGACGCTCCGGGTGCCACAGGGAGCGATCTACGGCCTCCTCGGCCCGAACGGCTCGGGGAAGACCACGACGATCCGGCTGATCATGGGAATGTTGCGCGCGCAGGACGGGACGGTGGTCGTCGCGGGTCACACCATGCCTGACGATGCCCATCTTGCCCTGAGCGCGGTGGGGTACGTCCCCGAGCGGCCGCACCTGTACGCAGGGCTTACGGTGGACGCGACGCTGGCCTACCACGCGTCGTTCTACGCCACGTGGGACGCCGCACGCGCCACACAGGCGCTCGACGCCTTCGACCTCCGGCGAAGCCAGGTGGTCGGCGCCATGTCCAAGGGCGAAACAGGAAAGCTACAGCTGCTCCTCGCGCTCGCGACGCGCCCGTCCGTCCTCGTGCTCGACGAGCCCACCGATGGGCTGGACCCCGTGGCACGGCGTGATGTGTTGTCCACGCTGCTCGAGTACGTCGCCGACACCGGCGCCACCGTCCTCATCGCCAGCCACCTCGTGCACGAAATCGAGCGGGTATGCGACTGGGTGGGGCTCATGGAGGGCGGGCGGTTGATCCAGGAGGAGCCGCTCGTCGCCTTTCGTGACTCGCTGCGCCGGCTCCGCGTGGCGAATGCACCGGCAACGTTGGGCGCGGTGCCCTTCTCCATGGTGGCGCGCCGCGCGACCGGGCGCACGGAAGAATGGGTCGTGCGCGGGCACGGCGCCGACACCGAAGCTTGGCTGACGCGGAGCGGGATCGAGGTGATCGAGGCCGTCCCGCTCGACCTCGAGGAAACCGTGGTCGAACTCCTCCGCGCAACCCGACGCCCCCGTCCCACGGAGATTCGCTGATGTTCCGGGCTCACCTGACCGTGGCGTGGCAGTGGCTGCGCCTGCCGCTTGGCTTGCTTTCCCTCGTTGGTGCCGCGATCCCCGTGCTCGGCATCTCGTCGCCCTGGACCGTCAGCGCGCCGTCGGTCGACGCCATCCTCGCCTCCGCGGGCCTGGTGGGGATGCTGATCGCGCTGGTGGCCGTGCTCGCCGGGGCGATCACTGGCGACGTGTTGTGGCGCCAGGACGCGCGGCATGGCCACAGCTACGCGATGAGCCTGCCCATCCGGCGGGACACGTTCCTGCGGTACCGCGCCGCGTGCGGGGCACTCCTCCTGCTGGTACCGGCGATCGCGATCTTCCTCGGCATCGCGGCGATCAACGTGGGCGCAGCGCTTCCGCCTGGGGTGCAGACGTACGCGTGGGAGACGGCGTCGCGGGCCTGGGTGGTGATGGTCATGGCGCTCTCGCTCACGCTCGGCCTGCGCCTCGGCCTCGGGGTCCGCGGTCGACGCCTCTTGATGGGGGCGGCCATGATCTTGACGGTCGCCCTCTGGCTCGAGCCCCAGGTATCTGCGGGTCGACCCACGGTTGGTGCAGCCATCAGTGTGGTGTTCACGGGTCGCTATTCACCGTTTGCCGTGCTCTTCTCGGCGTGGCCGGTGATCGACCTGTGAGACCCCTCATCCTCGTCCCG
Coding sequences:
- a CDS encoding S9 family peptidase, with translation MLRRGLACLVLVVSAVAEAQSKRVMTFEDALTLKQLSGVQVSPDGRQVAYVVESLDLAGNKTDTDLWLAAADGGTPARRLTTSDKKDRSPRWSEDGQRLAFVSERAGAPQLFLLSPFGGEAEQLTTGKSGVIDFRWSPDGSRIAYLAPYAMTEEEEKRQKGGEDAITVDLNLKHNRLWVITVATKEAKELVARDLDVIDIDWSPDSRQLAYTTVPSMRADDMHRSDVWVVDASSGQQRRLTENLGTDRSARWSPDGQWLAFLTRAATAPIIAHTRLAVMPASGGQARIVIPDSYLYEAGTPTWSTDGRSLWFVTTTGTTSQVFAVPTAGGMPRQVTNIAGVLGGLFGSDGVSFSRDRSTFAAAYSTLDRGPEVGLFEASGAAPRAVTSHNAHVATWSLGASEVVRWKSTDGMEIEGILLYPVGYERGKKYPTVTVVHGGPSGVWMQGFPASWYDNAGHAWAGKGWAVFYPNPRGSSGYGEKFMLSNVRDWGGGDYRDIQTGIDELVKRGIADPEKLAQGGWSYGGYMTAWTLTQTNRFKAVMVGAGLTNMFSMYSTNDLQTLLESYYGGEPWDVKQQYEKASAMTYIKNAKTPTLILHGQADTRVPVGQAQELYMGLKKNEVPVELVFYPREPHGLQEPKHMVDKLQREYAFFARYVLGEQKVVP
- a CDS encoding GntR family transcriptional regulator, yielding MFDAIDPRSPIPIYAQIATQVRLAVAAGEMRGGDPLPSVRSLAADLRVNPATVVQAYRELAAEGVVEMKQGAGSFIAALEAGQRQRVKRAEARRLARQFIETASRAGISTAELRAAIDEETGGRKA
- a CDS encoding ABC transporter ATP-binding protein, translated to MSFPIHFSDVSCRLGSDFTLRDLTLRVPQGAIYGLLGPNGSGKTTTIRLIMGMLRAQDGTVVVAGHTMPDDAHLALSAVGYVPERPHLYAGLTVDATLAYHASFYATWDAARATQALDAFDLRRSQVVGAMSKGETGKLQLLLALATRPSVLVLDEPTDGLDPVARRDVLSTLLEYVADTGATVLIASHLVHEIERVCDWVGLMEGGRLIQEEPLVAFRDSLRRLRVANAPATLGAVPFSMVARRATGRTEEWVVRGHGADTEAWLTRSGIEVIEAVPLDLEETVVELLRATRRPRPTEIR